One region of Bacteroidales bacterium genomic DNA includes:
- a CDS encoding energy transducer TonB: MKKNIKKHRPFIITALVLIAASFFAIASISCQNSTKNKEIVENDTEDIEMPQFPGGQKALTKFIIDNVQYPEKCRKNGIEGKVMVNFTVSTSGQLNNIKVAEKVHELLDQEALRVVSIMPVWIPGKKNGAAIDMEMTLPIAFKLGEKK; the protein is encoded by the coding sequence ATGAAAAAAAACATTAAAAAACACAGGCCGTTCATAATAACTGCCTTGGTGTTGATTGCCGCCTCATTCTTTGCCATTGCATCCATTTCATGCCAAAACAGCACTAAAAACAAAGAAATTGTTGAAAACGACACAGAAGACATTGAAATGCCGCAATTTCCCGGAGGACAGAAAGCGCTGACAAAATTCATTATTGACAATGTGCAATATCCCGAAAAATGCAGAAAAAATGGTATAGAAGGCAAAGTAATGGTGAACTTTACTGTTTCTACATCCGGCCAACTTAACAATATTAAAGTGGCTGAAAAAGTTCATGAACTCCTTGACCAGGAGGCATTGCGAGTGGTGTCTATCATGCCTGTCTGGATTCCCGGCAAAAAAAATGGTGCTGCAATTGATATGGAAATGACACTCCCTATTGCTTTCAAACTGGGAGAAAAAAAGTAG
- the clpB gene encoding ATP-dependent chaperone ClpB — translation MNFNNFTIKAQESVQKAQEIASAFQHQQIENAHLLKGMLSVDENVIPYLLQKLNVNMQIFTRALEQIIASFPKVAGGEQYLSRDANLAITKASDIARESGDEFVTIEHLLQGILSCDDTAARLLKDSGVNAKDLRVAIDGLRKGSKANSQSAEETYNSLNKYARNLNDLARSGKLDPVIGRDDEIRRVLQILSRRTKNNPILVGEPGVGKTAIAEGIAHRIISGDIPENLKSKQLYSLDMGALIAGAKYKGEFEERLKSVIKEVISSEGDIILFIDEIHTLVGAGGGEGAMDAANILKPALSRGELRAIGATTLKEYQKYFEKDKALERRFQMVMVDEPSAADSISILRGLKSRYETHHQVRIKDEAIIAAVELSQRYITERFLPDKAIDLIDEAAARLRLEINSVPEELDEVDRRIRQLEIEREAIKRENDKEKLESLNAEIAGLKEEHNNLKSRWQMEKDIVEGIQQQKKEIESYKFEADAAERDGNYGLVAELRYGKIKQAETKLEELKAKLNSLQSASAMINEEVDAGQIAEIVSKWTGIPVSKMLESEKEKLLHFEDELHKRVVGQEEAIIAVSDAIRRSRAGLQDARKPIGSFLFLGTTGVGKTELAKALAEYLFSDENAMVRIDMSEYQERHTVSRLVGAPPGYVGYEESGQLTEAVRRKPYSVVLLDEIEKAHPDVFNILLQVLDDGRLTDNKGRTADFKNTIIIMTSNIGSHIIQEKFSELNEKNRDIIINETKNLVFGLLKQTIRPEFLNRIDEVIMFNPLTKDEIKQIVELQLGNVQKMLAQNSITLKVTETALEKIAELGYDPNYGARPVKRVIQQEVVNKLAKQIIAGMVNKGNEVELRLKKGEFEFVNL, via the coding sequence ATGAATTTCAATAATTTTACAATAAAGGCGCAGGAGTCCGTGCAGAAAGCACAGGAAATCGCTTCAGCATTTCAGCATCAGCAGATTGAAAATGCTCATTTGCTAAAAGGCATGCTTAGCGTGGATGAGAACGTGATACCCTATCTTCTTCAGAAACTAAATGTCAACATGCAGATTTTTACAAGGGCGCTTGAACAGATCATTGCATCATTTCCAAAAGTTGCCGGTGGCGAACAATATCTTTCACGTGATGCAAACCTTGCCATAACAAAAGCTTCTGATATAGCCAGAGAGTCAGGCGATGAATTTGTTACCATCGAACATCTGTTGCAGGGTATATTATCCTGCGATGATACGGCTGCACGATTACTCAAAGATAGCGGCGTAAATGCCAAAGACCTGCGGGTAGCTATCGACGGGCTTCGCAAAGGTTCAAAAGCGAATAGTCAGAGTGCTGAAGAAACCTATAATTCGCTGAATAAATATGCACGCAACCTTAATGATTTGGCTCGTTCAGGGAAACTTGACCCTGTGATTGGCCGTGATGATGAGATACGCAGAGTGCTGCAGATTTTGTCGCGAAGGACTAAAAATAACCCCATCCTTGTCGGAGAGCCTGGTGTTGGTAAAACAGCCATTGCTGAAGGTATTGCCCACCGAATTATCAGTGGCGACATACCGGAAAACCTGAAAAGCAAACAATTATATTCACTGGATATGGGTGCCCTGATAGCCGGTGCCAAATACAAAGGCGAATTTGAAGAACGCCTGAAAAGCGTGATTAAAGAAGTCATCTCTTCAGAAGGCGATATCATACTTTTTATAGATGAGATACATACTTTGGTAGGTGCCGGTGGCGGTGAAGGCGCTATGGATGCTGCCAATATACTGAAACCTGCGCTTTCACGGGGAGAATTACGCGCTATTGGTGCAACTACATTGAAGGAATACCAGAAATATTTTGAAAAGGACAAAGCTCTGGAGCGACGTTTCCAAATGGTGATGGTGGATGAACCGTCGGCAGCCGATTCTATTTCCATATTGCGCGGACTGAAATCCCGTTATGAAACGCATCACCAGGTGCGGATAAAAGACGAAGCCATCATTGCGGCTGTTGAGCTATCACAACGATATATTACTGAACGTTTTCTTCCCGACAAGGCTATAGATTTGATTGACGAAGCTGCGGCACGTTTGAGACTTGAGATAAACTCCGTTCCTGAAGAACTGGATGAAGTGGACCGCCGCATACGCCAGCTTGAGATTGAACGTGAAGCCATAAAACGTGAAAACGACAAAGAAAAACTGGAATCTCTGAATGCAGAGATTGCAGGGCTTAAAGAGGAACATAATAATCTGAAATCACGCTGGCAAATGGAAAAAGATATTGTGGAAGGCATTCAGCAGCAAAAAAAAGAGATAGAAAGTTATAAATTTGAAGCCGATGCCGCTGAACGAGACGGTAATTACGGTTTAGTTGCGGAACTTCGTTATGGAAAAATAAAACAGGCAGAGACAAAACTGGAAGAATTGAAAGCAAAACTCAATTCGTTGCAGTCTGCTTCAGCTATGATAAATGAAGAAGTGGACGCCGGGCAGATTGCAGAAATAGTGTCAAAATGGACAGGCATACCTGTGAGTAAGATGCTTGAAAGCGAAAAAGAAAAGCTATTGCATTTTGAAGATGAATTACATAAAAGGGTCGTAGGGCAGGAGGAAGCTATTATAGCTGTTTCTGATGCCATACGCCGCAGCCGTGCCGGACTGCAGGATGCAAGAAAGCCTATTGGCTCATTTTTGTTTCTTGGCACAACCGGAGTAGGTAAAACCGAATTAGCCAAAGCCCTTGCGGAGTATTTGTTTTCTGACGAAAATGCCATGGTGCGTATTGATATGTCTGAATATCAGGAACGGCATACCGTCTCGAGATTGGTTGGTGCGCCTCCGGGATACGTGGGCTATGAAGAAAGCGGCCAGCTTACCGAAGCAGTTAGAAGAAAACCTTATTCTGTAGTGCTTCTGGATGAAATTGAAAAAGCGCATCCGGATGTGTTTAATATTTTACTGCAAGTGCTCGACGACGGCAGGCTTACAGATAACAAAGGGAGAACTGCAGATTTTAAAAACACTATAATCATAATGACTTCCAACATCGGTTCGCATATCATACAGGAGAAATTTTCGGAACTGAACGAAAAGAATCGTGATATAATTATTAATGAAACGAAAAATCTTGTTTTCGGATTGCTGAAACAAACGATACGTCCGGAGTTCCTGAACCGCATTGACGAGGTCATTATGTTCAATCCCCTGACCAAAGATGAGATAAAACAAATAGTGGAACTGCAACTGGGCAATGTGCAGAAAATGCTTGCTCAGAATAGCATTACCCTTAAAGTTACTGAAACAGCTCTTGAAAAAATTGCTGAATTAGGCTACGATCCCAACTATGGCGCAAGGCCTGTAAAAAGGGTGATACAGCAAGAAGTAGTCAACAAGCTGGCAAAGCAGATAATTGCCGGTATGGTTAACAAAGGCAACGAAGTGGAATTGAGATTGAAAAAAGGCGAGTTTGAGTTTGTAAACTTGTAA
- a CDS encoding radical SAM protein: MKKVLLISTNTEKVPYPVPPIGLCIVSQSISVKYEVKVHDCMADDGKLLPDVVSSFKPDYIGCSIRNVDNMSVEAPEFFLDTIKEKIITPVINITDIPVILGGSAFSMYPYEMLDFFGLDYGICGEGEESFLQLLEGLDNKEDVSRIKGVISRESESFKSRKKNTSAYPIKKYYSGIEKFIDFGYYRERGAYSIQTKRGCCHQCIYCTYPLIEGKHFRIRRPDEIAEEIKHVSESLGDVYFEFVDSTFNDPAGHAESICREIINRNLKVRLRTMGINPANTSGELFALMKQAGFVQIDVTPDSASPLMLKNLRKNFSQVQLQKTAELLRQSGLPVMWFFVFGGPGETCKTIDETFDFIEKYVSKEDLVHISTSLRIYPGTRLCSIAMEEKLISPEDSLLRPVFYTSDKFPLEELYNYLKEKQGRKHNVLFSSETKPPPDMLQEAITLRKEQSLSEPMFRTLLRIRKKWMEEGRL; encoded by the coding sequence ATGAAAAAAGTCCTGCTTATAAGCACCAATACTGAGAAAGTTCCATACCCGGTTCCACCTATTGGTTTATGTATTGTGTCGCAGAGCATTTCAGTCAAGTATGAAGTGAAAGTTCATGACTGCATGGCTGATGACGGCAAGTTACTGCCCGATGTTGTTTCATCATTTAAGCCCGATTATATAGGTTGCAGTATCCGCAATGTTGATAATATGTCAGTGGAAGCGCCTGAATTTTTTCTTGATACGATAAAAGAAAAAATCATTACACCTGTTATAAACATAACTGATATTCCTGTGATACTCGGCGGAAGTGCATTCAGTATGTACCCATACGAAATGCTTGACTTTTTCGGATTGGATTACGGCATTTGCGGCGAAGGCGAAGAAAGTTTTTTACAGTTGCTTGAAGGGCTTGATAACAAAGAAGATGTAAGCAGGATAAAAGGAGTTATTTCAAGAGAATCGGAATCATTTAAGTCGAGGAAAAAAAATACTTCAGCATACCCTATTAAAAAGTATTATTCAGGCATTGAAAAGTTTATTGACTTTGGGTACTATCGTGAGCGGGGGGCATATTCAATACAGACCAAGCGGGGTTGTTGCCACCAATGCATCTATTGCACATACCCTTTGATAGAAGGGAAGCATTTCAGGATACGCAGGCCTGATGAAATTGCAGAAGAAATAAAGCACGTTTCTGAGAGTCTTGGCGATGTGTATTTTGAGTTTGTTGATTCCACTTTTAACGACCCTGCAGGGCATGCAGAAAGCATTTGTCGCGAAATTATTAATAGAAACCTAAAGGTACGACTTCGCACCATGGGCATCAATCCTGCCAATACTAGTGGAGAACTTTTTGCGCTGATGAAGCAGGCGGGTTTTGTTCAGATTGATGTAACACCAGACAGTGCTTCTCCATTGATGCTGAAGAACCTTAGAAAGAACTTCAGCCAGGTGCAGTTGCAAAAAACAGCCGAACTCCTCAGGCAGTCCGGTTTGCCTGTGATGTGGTTCTTTGTTTTCGGAGGCCCGGGAGAAACCTGTAAGACAATTGATGAAACTTTTGACTTTATTGAAAAGTATGTTTCGAAAGAAGATCTGGTGCATATTAGCACAAGCCTGAGGATTTATCCGGGTACAAGGCTCTGCAGCATCGCCATGGAAGAGAAACTTATCAGCCCGGAAGATAGTTTACTACGACCTGTTTTTTATACATCCGATAAATTCCCGCTTGAAGAACTCTATAACTACCTTAAAGAAAAACAAGGGAGAAAACACAATGTATTATTCTCTTCGGAAACAAAACCACCACCTGACATGCTTCAGGAAGCAATTACATTAAGAAAAGAACAGAGTCTCTCAGAGCCAATGTTCCGAACACTTCTGAGGATCAGAAAAAAATGGATGGAAGAAGGGCGTTTGTAA
- a CDS encoding T9SS type A sorting domain-containing protein yields MKLFLFMLFFVFIQLKLSAQCANPANIYSFSYGGKNYELVKEEKTWSDAASCAVERGGVLVEINDLAEQTAVYNGIVSSGIANNYKPVMDGGGTSYVWIGATDKATEGTWLWDGNGDDSGVTFWTGQGAAGANNGATVGGAYVNWGGTSTAVYKEPDDFSSNQDGAAIALTGWPYGSTSLGITGEWNDISVTNTIYYIIEFETSGIGGNNEINGGFVLTPNPCNETIQIDGPKTVKNLKVYNFNGALVLQKENLSGSKIHINTTPLKPGQYILLIECEKRSYYSLPFVRK; encoded by the coding sequence ATGAAATTATTTTTATTCATGTTATTTTTTGTTTTTATTCAATTAAAACTGTCAGCACAATGTGCAAATCCTGCAAACATTTATTCATTCAGTTACGGTGGAAAAAATTATGAATTGGTTAAAGAAGAGAAAACATGGTCCGATGCCGCTTCATGTGCTGTTGAAAGAGGAGGTGTTCTGGTAGAAATAAACGACCTGGCAGAACAGACAGCGGTTTACAATGGCATTGTCAGCTCAGGTATTGCCAACAACTATAAACCTGTTATGGATGGAGGCGGCACTTCATATGTATGGATTGGTGCTACGGACAAAGCAACAGAAGGTACCTGGTTGTGGGACGGCAATGGTGATGATTCCGGAGTGACCTTCTGGACAGGGCAGGGGGCTGCAGGAGCAAATAATGGAGCAACTGTCGGTGGTGCCTATGTGAACTGGGGTGGAACTTCAACAGCGGTATATAAAGAACCTGATGACTTTTCCTCGAACCAGGATGGCGCAGCCATAGCACTGACCGGCTGGCCTTACGGATCAACATCGTTGGGTATTACGGGCGAATGGAATGATATTAGCGTTACCAATACCATTTATTACATTATCGAATTTGAAACGTCCGGAATTGGCGGAAATAACGAAATCAACGGAGGATTTGTCCTGACACCAAACCCATGCAACGAAACAATACAAATTGATGGCCCCAAAACAGTTAAGAACCTGAAGGTATATAATTTTAATGGAGCATTGGTATTACAGAAAGAAAACTTGTCAGGCAGCAAAATACATATTAATACAACTCCCTTAAAGCCGGGGCAATATATTTTACTTATTGAATGCGAAAAAAGAAGCTATTATTCATTGCCGTTTGTCAGAAAATAA
- a CDS encoding T9SS type A sorting domain-containing protein: MKRKLLIILILVFPFINDVEAQITLGAGDFPYAGLSVKYCVADDESGTTLTPLITIGTPGPNGVYNLNGAASHINDTLNINYKDPANTPFPSFQTSCNVAMFWKAFTIFGDTSVWQWSYFNSSATGMTLSKAGVIMDTSYFSHLTHGPLQYFTPNLSNPLEVMSANYALGFNYNDSTKSHILLTGPPALVIASKVIIDLEVDGWGTLTTPNGTYDVLRVKQTRTQAEAFIPPADTNTNFDYADFAYTYQYLYYAKGIGSPIAEVNMNSAFTSVIKVKYATTLPAGICKLSETNELSICPNPASELVRIGFDLKEGRPLSFIITDITGKKVMEKNELSLSSINTIEIDISGLQKGAYLIKILTEGKSLASKFIKM, encoded by the coding sequence ATGAAAAGAAAATTACTTATTATTTTAATTCTTGTGTTTCCGTTTATAAATGATGTTGAAGCACAGATTACTCTGGGAGCAGGGGATTTTCCTTATGCCGGACTTAGTGTTAAATATTGCGTTGCTGACGACGAATCGGGGACAACTTTAACTCCGCTTATAACAATTGGAACCCCTGGCCCAAATGGAGTATATAATTTAAACGGGGCTGCATCACATATAAATGACACCCTAAATATTAATTATAAAGACCCGGCAAATACCCCCTTTCCATCTTTTCAAACCTCATGCAATGTTGCCATGTTTTGGAAAGCATTTACAATTTTTGGAGATACCAGTGTTTGGCAATGGTCATATTTTAATTCCAGTGCAACCGGAATGACATTAAGCAAAGCCGGAGTAATTATGGATACAAGTTATTTTTCACATCTTACCCACGGCCCCCTGCAATACTTTACTCCAAACTTATCAAATCCTCTTGAAGTTATGAGTGCCAATTACGCATTAGGATTCAACTATAACGACAGCACAAAATCTCACATTTTGCTTACAGGCCCCCCGGCACTCGTAATCGCTTCAAAAGTTATTATTGACCTTGAAGTTGATGGATGGGGCACATTAACAACACCTAACGGAACCTATGATGTACTGAGAGTAAAACAAACCCGCACACAGGCTGAAGCCTTTATTCCACCGGCTGATACCAATACCAATTTTGATTACGCTGATTTTGCATATACTTATCAGTATCTTTATTATGCAAAAGGAATTGGCTCACCTATAGCAGAAGTAAATATGAACTCTGCCTTCACGAGTGTAATTAAAGTTAAATACGCAACAACACTTCCGGCGGGTATATGTAAATTATCGGAAACGAACGAATTGAGTATTTGCCCAAACCCTGCATCTGAGCTGGTAAGAATCGGTTTTGACCTGAAAGAAGGGAGACCTTTATCATTTATTATTACGGATATCACTGGAAAAAAAGTGATGGAGAAAAACGAACTTTCATTAAGCAGCATAAATACAATTGAAATTGACATATCAGGCCTGCAAAAAGGAGCATATCTTATAAAAATTCTAACTGAAGGTAAATCCCTTGCTTCAAAGTTTATTAAAATGTAA
- the rsmD gene encoding 16S rRNA (guanine(966)-N(2))-methyltransferase RsmD, with translation MRIISGYLGGRKLHPPANLPVRPTTDLAKESLFNVLNNLIDFDNLKILDLFAGTGSISFEFVSRGCSEVTAIDMNHKCVSFIIRTCQELKIENLRAYRNDVFSFINHSNKKFDVIFADPPYDLNNIHSIPDLIFSKNLLFPDGLLIIEHPKNIDFSLHTSFSQHRNYGKVNFSFFSNKN, from the coding sequence ATGCGAATTATAAGTGGGTATCTTGGTGGCAGAAAGTTGCATCCGCCTGCAAACCTTCCTGTTAGGCCGACAACCGACCTTGCAAAAGAGAGTCTTTTTAATGTTCTTAATAACCTTATTGATTTTGATAACTTAAAAATCCTTGACCTCTTTGCCGGGACAGGAAGTATTTCATTCGAATTTGTGTCACGGGGCTGTTCTGAAGTAACAGCTATTGACATGAACCACAAATGTGTATCATTTATCATCAGAACGTGCCAGGAACTAAAAATTGAAAACCTGAGAGCATACCGCAACGATGTATTTTCATTTATCAACCACAGCAATAAAAAATTTGATGTGATTTTTGCAGACCCTCCTTATGACCTGAATAACATTCACTCTATACCTGATTTAATTTTTTCAAAAAATCTACTCTTCCCTGATGGGTTGCTCATCATTGAGCACCCGAAAAATATTGATTTTTCTTTACACACGTCTTTTTCCCAGCATCGCAATTATGGCAAGGTTAATTTTAGCTTTTTTAGCAACAAAAATTAA
- a CDS encoding DUF3822 family protein, producing MESEFNQLTMKTDAGFSTLPTESYQLLLGLNKNSFQILVFDPENNKFIAFAQKQFTPLGGANLYHEKLKNFISENTLLHNTYNNAFLIWETQQATLVPSALYETSEQSAYLRFNQNINEGDKILCDKMKNTGTFNIFSYPDILSNLSLPGKLQVHHHASSLIESMLITSKSDIAQKIVYVNVHPSFFDIVVVEYNKLTFYNTFSYKTAEDFAYFVLFVFNQMKLNPEQQGIYFSGDILRDSQLYDISFKYIRNIDFVKPPVQISNSYILQDIEPHRLYYLYSRILCEL from the coding sequence ATGGAAAGCGAGTTTAATCAGTTGACAATGAAAACCGACGCAGGCTTCAGCACACTCCCCACTGAAAGTTACCAACTCTTGCTGGGATTAAACAAGAACTCTTTTCAAATACTTGTTTTTGACCCTGAAAACAACAAGTTTATTGCTTTTGCACAAAAACAATTTACACCATTGGGCGGTGCTAACCTTTACCACGAAAAATTAAAGAACTTCATTTCAGAAAACACCCTGCTTCATAACACATACAATAATGCGTTTCTAATATGGGAAACGCAGCAAGCCACGCTAGTTCCATCAGCATTATATGAAACAAGCGAGCAAAGTGCGTACCTCCGCTTTAATCAAAACATAAATGAAGGAGATAAAATACTTTGTGATAAAATGAAAAATACTGGCACTTTCAATATTTTTTCTTATCCAGATATTTTATCCAACCTTTCTCTTCCTGGAAAGCTACAGGTACATCACCACGCTTCTTCGTTAATAGAATCAATGCTTATTACAAGCAAATCAGACATAGCACAAAAAATTGTTTATGTCAATGTACATCCTTCTTTTTTTGATATAGTAGTTGTTGAATATAACAAACTGACATTTTATAATACTTTCTCATACAAGACTGCTGAAGACTTTGCATATTTTGTATTATTTGTCTTTAACCAAATGAAATTAAACCCTGAACAACAAGGCATTTATTTTTCGGGTGACATCTTAAGAGATTCGCAACTTTACGATATTTCATTTAAGTACATTCGCAACATTGACTTTGTTAAACCACCTGTGCAAATTTCCAACAGTTATATTTTGCAGGATATTGAACCGCACAGGCTTTATTATCTTTATAGCCGTATTTTATGCGAATTATAA
- a CDS encoding N-acetylmuramoyl-L-alanine amidase, with protein sequence MKRINLFFVILVFMFLGNSSSSVNTSVIKIKKIVIDAGHGGQDPGAVGKKSKEKDITLKVALKLGGYIKKSFPEIDVVYTRKTDVFVELYNRAKIANDNKANLFISIHCNASKNPEAHGSETWVMGINKSQANLEVAKKENAAILFEEDYSEQYDGFDPYSTEASIIFSLYQNAYLEQSLKLASFIQKQFTTKAGRIDRGVKQAGFLVLYKTYMPAALVEIGFISNPQEEELIMSEAGQDIIASAIYRSFKEYKYLVEGVAGAMNDDEETNNVEISIPKDTGTNKIVTDTLKTQTVAVKENVVCFSVQFLTAPHRRNDITADYKGLKDVKFYLQNNTYKYTCGDFKTLKEAADYQQVVHEKGFKDAFVVAFLNGKRISPSEALKFLHQ encoded by the coding sequence ATGAAACGTATTAATTTATTTTTTGTTATACTGGTGTTCATGTTTTTGGGCAACTCCAGCAGTTCTGTCAATACCAGCGTGATTAAAATAAAAAAGATTGTCATTGATGCAGGCCACGGAGGTCAGGATCCTGGTGCTGTTGGAAAAAAATCCAAAGAAAAAGATATCACTCTTAAGGTAGCTCTAAAACTTGGCGGCTATATTAAAAAGTCCTTTCCCGAAATTGATGTTGTTTATACCCGGAAAACAGATGTGTTTGTTGAACTATACAACAGAGCAAAGATTGCCAATGATAATAAAGCTAATTTATTTATATCTATTCACTGCAATGCTTCAAAAAATCCAGAGGCGCATGGTTCTGAAACATGGGTAATGGGCATTAACAAAAGTCAGGCAAATTTGGAAGTAGCTAAAAAGGAAAATGCTGCCATCCTTTTTGAAGAAGATTATTCGGAGCAATATGATGGCTTTGACCCATATTCCACAGAAGCAAGCATTATATTTTCCTTGTATCAAAATGCCTACCTTGAACAAAGCCTCAAACTGGCAAGTTTTATACAAAAACAATTCACAACAAAAGCGGGAAGAATTGACCGTGGCGTGAAACAGGCAGGCTTTCTTGTGCTGTATAAAACATACATGCCGGCGGCACTTGTTGAGATAGGTTTTATTTCAAACCCTCAGGAAGAAGAATTAATTATGTCTGAAGCTGGACAGGATATTATCGCCTCAGCTATTTACAGGTCATTTAAAGAATACAAATACCTCGTTGAAGGAGTTGCAGGAGCAATGAATGATGACGAAGAGACTAATAATGTTGAGATATCAATCCCAAAAGATACGGGCACTAATAAGATTGTTACCGATACTCTCAAAACACAAACAGTAGCGGTGAAAGAAAATGTTGTTTGTTTCAGTGTACAGTTTTTAACAGCTCCACACAGAAGAAATGATATCACCGCCGATTACAAAGGGTTAAAAGATGTTAAATTTTACCTTCAGAACAACACATATAAATATACTTGCGGAGATTTTAAAACCCTCAAAGAAGCCGCTGATTATCAGCAAGTAGTTCATGAAAAGGGATTTAAAGATGCTTTTGTGGTGGCTTTTTTAAATGGAAAGAGAATTTCTCCGTCTGAGGCATTAAAATTTTTACACCAATAA
- a CDS encoding MlaD family protein, translating into MKASKEIKIAIVFIVGMALLYWGINFLKGRDIFNKERVFYAVYPQINGLVKANPVLLNGFRIGQVKDIYVHPDNSGKIIVEFSVTNNDVQVPINSVAKLYSSGLLSSMAIELKIGNSTIMAEDGDTLNTYVQATLTEEVNVQFQPIKQKFETVMLSIDSVLVIIRSVFNENTRRNLEQSFESIRLTINNLEHTTYNLDTLLSSQRGNLASIIRSVESISNNIKNNNDKITNIINNFSNITDTIAKSNIASAIDNADKSLKQFSDIMEKINRGEGSLGMLVNNDSLYNNLNNSSKELNELIEDIKLNPRRYLNFSVFGPSKKTNEYKPND; encoded by the coding sequence TTGAAAGCTTCAAAGGAAATTAAAATTGCCATTGTTTTTATTGTGGGAATGGCACTACTCTATTGGGGAATTAATTTTCTTAAAGGAAGGGATATTTTCAATAAAGAAAGAGTTTTCTATGCCGTTTATCCTCAGATTAACGGTTTGGTTAAAGCCAATCCCGTATTGCTGAACGGTTTCAGAATTGGGCAGGTAAAAGATATTTACGTTCACCCTGATAATTCAGGAAAGATAATAGTTGAATTTTCTGTTACCAATAATGATGTTCAGGTTCCTATAAATTCTGTTGCAAAACTTTATAGTTCGGGCTTATTATCTTCCATGGCTATTGAATTAAAGATAGGTAATTCAACTATCATGGCGGAAGATGGAGACACCCTTAACACTTATGTTCAGGCAACCCTCACAGAAGAAGTAAATGTTCAATTTCAGCCCATTAAACAAAAGTTTGAAACTGTAATGCTTTCAATTGACTCGGTATTAGTAATTATCAGAAGTGTATTTAATGAAAATACACGCCGTAACCTTGAACAAAGTTTTGAAAGCATCAGGCTTACCATTAATAATTTAGAACACACTACTTATAACCTTGACACGCTTCTAAGTTCACAGCGTGGAAATTTAGCGAGTATCATTCGTAGTGTTGAGTCTATTTCTAATAATATCAAAAACAATAATGATAAAATAACCAATATTATTAATAATTTTTCCAATATTACAGATACCATTGCTAAGTCGAACATTGCGAGTGCCATTGATAATGCAGATAAATCTCTGAAACAATTTTCTGATATTATGGAAAAAATTAACAGGGGAGAAGGCAGCCTTGGTATGCTCGTGAACAACGATAGTCTTTACAATAACCTGAATAATTCATCAAAGGAACTCAACGAACTTATTGAAGATATAAAACTGAATCCTCGCAGGTATCTTAATTTCTCAGTATTTGGGCCCAGCAAAAAGACTAACGAATATAAGCCTAACGATTAA